One window of the Benincasa hispida cultivar B227 chromosome 3, ASM972705v1, whole genome shotgun sequence genome contains the following:
- the LOC120073234 gene encoding transcription factor TCP2-like, with product MEVVDNIQEQPRKFPRLANGRSSDSNEIGLKGVEHIHPGDEEDKESKRVGGITAGVGGGGVGGADDDTNRLRGWHHSRIIRVSRASGGKDRHSKVWTSKGLRDRRVRLSVATAIQFYDLQDRLGFEQPSKAVEWLIKAAADAIKELPSLNASFTETPKQLSGEKISVTDQPGPLDSVEHKQSQLHVSLSKSACSSNSETSKGSGLSLSRSEVRVNRLKARERAKERAQKEKEKEQESSRIVDHNLTSMTRNSSFTELLASGAASVSAHRDTGVAAERQWQSSNVPMDYFSSGILEPSTSRTHHSSGFSEQMNLGTSLPQTMSSTPLFSSVSAGDSNAEQLHQFSFVHDGNIVPVATTQPTGSSDYNLNFTISSNLPGYYRGTLQSNSSLLPHLQRFSPVDGSNLPFLFGAATSAAPQLDNHNHYQFSPAFDGRLQLCYGAGNRQSEQKGKGKD from the coding sequence ATGGAGGTGGTGGATAATATTCAAGAACAACCGCGTAAGTTTCCAAGGTTAGCAAATGGCAGAAGTAGCGACTCCAATGAGATAGGATTAAAAGGGGTTGAGCATATTCACCCAGGGGATGAAGAAGACAAAGAATCAAAAAGGGTTGGTGGTATTACCGCGGGAGTTGGCGGTGGAGGTGTTGGAGGAGCTGATGATGATACTAATCGGCTTCGTGGGTGGCACCACTCCCGGATTATTAGGGTTTCTCGAGCTTCCGGCGGGAAGGACAGGCATAGCAAGGTGTGGACTTCAAAGGGATTAAGAGACCGAAGGGTTCGGTTATCGGTAGCGACGGCGATTCAGTTCTACGATCTTCAAGATCGGTTGGGTTTTGAGCAACCAAGCAAGGCTGTCGAGTGGCTGATCAAAGCGGCCGCAGATGCAATAAAGGAGCTGCCTTCGTTGAATGCTTCTTTTACGGAAACTCCAAAACAGCTGAGTGGCGAAAAGATTAGTGTCACTGATCAACCCGGTCCGTTGGACTCAGTCGAGCATAAGCAAAGCCAATTACATGTTTCTTTGTCCAAATCTGCATGCAGTAGTAACTCTGAAACCAGCAAGGGTTCAGGTTTGTCTCTCTCGCGATCTGAGGTTCGCGTAAACCGCCTCAAAGCTCGCGAAAGGGCTAAGGAGAGAGcacaaaaggaaaaggaaaaagaacaaGAATCTTCTCGCATTGTCGATCATAATCTCACTTCCATGACCCGAAACTCATCTTTCACCGAGCTACTTGCTAGCGGTGCTGCATCTGTTTCAGCTCATCGGGACACAGGCGTGGCGGCAGAAAGGCAGTGGCAGTCGTCGAACGTTCCTATGGATTACTTCAGCTCGGGAATTCTTGAGCCGTCCACTTCCAGAACTCACCATTCTTCGGGCTTTTCTGAACAAATGAATCTGGGAACTTCGTTGCCACAAACCATGTCAAGCACTCCATTATTTAGTAGCGTTTCAGCTGGCGACAGTAATGCAGAGCAGCTTCATCAGTTCTCATTTGTTCACGATGGCAATATAGTTCCCGTGGCCACAACTCAACCGACTGGTAGCAGCGACTACAACCTCAACTTCACCATCTCTTCCAACCTTCCGGGTTATTATAGGGGGACCCTTCAGTCCAATTCATCTCTTTTGCCTCATCTCCAGAGGTTTTCTCCTGTTGACggatctaatttacctttcctCTTCGGAGCGGCAACTTCGGCTGCTCCACAACTGGACAATCATAACCATTATCAGTTTTCGCCTGCATTTGACGGCCGTTTGCAACTCTGCTATGGAGCTGGTAACCGGCAGTCGGAacagaaaggaaaaggaaaggacTGA
- the LOC120074542 gene encoding KH domain-containing protein At4g18375-like encodes MVSGKRPYGQRDHNGDHKGYKRRITEQDDWVSDELVVYRILCPDEVIGSVIGKSGKVINSIRQETRAKIKVVDPFPGAKDRVITIFCFVKDKEDVEVDDEFNDRQTLCAAQDALLKVHAAIANALASAGDLDRKQREKEQCQILIPSSQSANVIGKAGSTIKKLRSKTRTSIKITPKDATDPIHSCAMEFDNFAVIAGEPEGVRRALFAISSIMYKFPPREEIPLDTNVNEAPSNIIIPSDVPLYSAGGLYPSADPILPPRSIPPMLGAQHVQDLHDYPDTGSAWPLYSSTLPVVPGISGHPPSEELVIRVLCPFDNIGRVIGKGGGTIKSIRQATGARVEVDDTKRDCDECIITISSFESLDDLKSMAVETVLLLQEKINDDEGGTVIIRLLIPSKVIGCIIGKSGSIINEIRKYTRADIRISKGDKIKCATASDELVEVTGKVGSVRDALVQIVLRLRDDALKERDVSHNPAVVTDSMYSSGSSFSMPSVLPSVSPGAPPMGYDQRVESGSGLGVLSSSSLYGYGSLSIGDNGYGSMMSSYPSKLYGGLPPPSSLEMLIPANAAGKVIGKGGANIANIRKISGALIEISDSKSSRGDRIALISGTSEQKRTAKNLIQAFIMAT; translated from the exons atggtgaGTGGGAAGCGACCTTATGGTCAGAGGGACCATAATGGAGACCATAAGGGCTACAAGAGACGGATTACTGAACAAGATGACTGGGTTAGTGATGAACTGGTTGTTTACCGAATACTTTGCCCTGATGAGGTCATTGGAAGTGTTATTGGTAAGAGCGGGAAAGTAATAAACTCAATAAGACAAGAAACGAGGGCAAAGATCAAGGTGGTGGATCCATTTCCTGGTGCTAAGGACCGTGTTATAACAATTTTCTGCTTTGTCAAGGATAAGGAGGATGTGGAAGTTGATGACGAGTTCAATGACAGGCAAACATTATGTGCCGCCCAAGATGCTCTTCTTAAAGTTCATGCTGCCATTGCTAACGCACTGGCTTCTGCTGGAGATTTAGACAGGAAACAGAGGGAGAAGGAACAATGCCAAATTCTTATCCCTTCAAGCCAATCTGCTAATGTCATTGGTAAAGCAGGATCGACTATAAAAAAGCTTAGAAGCAAGACAAGGACCAGTATAAAAATCACCCCCAAGGATGCCACTGATCCAATTCATTCGTGTGCCATGGAATTTGACAATTTTGCCGTG atagctggagaaCCTGAGGGAGTAAGGCGAGCATTGTTTGCAATATCTTCAATTATGTATAAGTTCCCTCCCAGGGAAGAGATTCCTCTTGATACAAATGTAAATGAAGCCCCTTCTAATATAATTATCCCATCCGATGTCCCTCTGTATTCAGCAGGAGGACTATATCCAAGTGCAGATCCTATTCTTCCTCCCAGATCTATTCCACCAATGCTTGGTGCCCAACATGTCCAGGATCTTCATGATTACCCTGATACTGGGAGTGCATGGCCTCTTTATTCATCTACTCTTCCTGTGGTTCCTGGTATTAGTGGTCATCCTCCATCAGAGGAGTTGGTGATTAGAGTATTATGCCCCTTTGATAACATTGGTCGTGTCATCGGTAAAGGTGGGGGTACCATTAAAAGCATAAGGCAAGCTACTGGTGCTCGCGTGGAAGTTGATGACACCAAGCGTGATTGTGATGAATGCATTATTACTATCTCATCATTTGAG TCCTTGGATGATCTGAAATCAATGGCTGTTGAAACTGTGTTATTGCTGCAAGAGAAGATTAATGATGATGAAGGTGGTACAGTGATTATTCGACTACTTATTCCATCTAAAGTTATTGGCTGTATTATAGGAAAAAGTGGTTCAATCATCAATGAAATTCGGAAGTACACTAGAGCTGATATTCGTATTTCAAAGGGTGACAAAATTAAGTGTGCTACTGCCAGTGATGAACTTGTTGAG GTAACTGGTAAAGTTGGCAGTGTGAGAGATGCATTGGTCCAGATTGTGTTAAGGCTTCGAGATGATGCCTTGAAAGAGAGAGATGTCAGTCATAACCCTGCCGTTGTTACTGATTCCATGTACTCATCAGGTTCTAGTTTTTCGATGCCATCTGTCTTGCCTTCTGTTTCTCCTGGTGCTCCACCAATGGGCTATGATCAGAGGGTTGAAAGTGGAAGTGGATTAGGTGTTCTCTCTTCAAGTAGCCTATATGGATATGGATCACTGTCG ATTGGAGACAATGGCTATGGATCCATGATGTCCTCATATCCATCCAAGTTGTATGGAGG GCTGCCTCCTCCATCTTCTCTTGAGATGTTGATCCCAGCAAATGCAGCTGGTAAAGTAATTGGAAAAGGAGGGGCTAATATTGCCAACATTAGGAAG ATATCAGGTGCATTGATAGAGATCTCAGACTCTAAGTCATCTCGAGGTGATCGCATTGCTCTTATATCTGGTACATCTGAACAGAAGCGCACGGCCAAAAACTTGATTCAGGCGTTTATAATGGCTACATGA
- the LOC120073361 gene encoding F-box protein At5g46170-like → MSCSYLRPDPPARIFSIQDGVFGQSYSRCNYSDDHFDRLPDSLLLLIFNRIGDVKALGRCCAVSRRFHSIVSQVDNVVVRVDCVISDDDFSSASSSSDKSRSGFSNLFRMVLGGIVKPLQALGQFLGPKRVSSSGLGSASSSLSTSSLAVGREEDGESGQSGVTHHSPTQVLKNFNEIRLLRIELPSGELGIDDGILLKWRADFGSTLDNCVILGAASVIHVGSFNKHIQENGTDGFCSGNGAAADDSGSIPESFYTNGGLKLRVVWTISSLIAASARHYLLQPIIAEHKTLDNLVLTDADGQGMLCMNKDQLEELRVKPLSASTASKRTLVPALNMRLWYAPHLELPGGVILKGATLVAIRPSEQSMTKKEVSDGSWLSNAFEEPYGTAAKILVKRRTYCLEMNSF, encoded by the coding sequence ATGTCCTGTTCTTATCTACGCCCTGATCCGCCCGCCAGAATCTTCTCCATACAGGACGGTGTTTTTGGCCAGAGTTACAGCCGTTGTAATTACTCCGATGATCACTTCGATCGTCTTCCTGATTCTCTGTTGCTGCTGATTTTCAATAGGATCGGTGATGTTAAGGCTCTTGGACGTTGCTGTGCAGTTTCTCGAAGATTCCACTCGATCGTGTCTCAGGTAGATAACGTTGTTGTACGAGTTGACTGTGTGATTTCCGACGATGATTTCTCGTCAGCTTCTTCGTCTTCTGATAAGTCCCGGAGTGGGTTTTCTAATCTGTTTCGTATGGTTCTTGGTGGCATTGTTAAGCCGCTTCAAGCGCTAGGTCAGTTTTTGGGTCCGAAACGTGTGAGTTCCTCTGGTTTGGGTTCGGCTTCGTCTTCTTTGTCGACTTCTTCGCTTGCGGTTGGAAGGGAAGAAGATGGAGAAAGTGGTCAAAGTGGTGTGACTCATCACTCGCCTACGCAAGTTCTAAAGAATTTTAACGAGATTCGGTTGCTTCGGATCGAGCTTCCTAGCGGTGAATTGGGTATTGACGATGGGATATTGTTGAAATGGCGAGCTGATTTCGGATCAACTTTGGATAATTGTGTGATCCTGGGTGCTGCATCGGTGATTCACGTTGGATCCTTTAATAAGCACATTCAAGAGAATGGAACTGATGGGTTCTGCTCTGGAAATGGTGCAGCAGCTGACGACAGCGGGAGCATTCCCGAATCGTTTTATACTAACGGGGGACTAAAATTGAGAGTAGTTTGGACGATTAGCTCACTAATCGCCGCTTCGGCGAGACATTACTTACTGCAGCCGATAATTGCAGAGCATAAAACTCTGGATAATTTAGTTCTAACTGATGCAGATGGACAGGGCATGTTGTGTATGAATAAGGATCAACTTGAGGAGTTGAGAGTAAAGCCCTTGTCAGCTTCAACTGCATCAAAGAGAACGCTTGTTCCAGCTCTGAATATGAGGCTTTGGTATGCGCCTCACTTGGAATTGCCTGGTGGGGTTATTCTGAAGGGGGCAACTCTTGTTGCCATACGTCCAAGCGAGCAGTCAATGACAAAGAAAGAGGTATCTGATGGGTCATGGCTTTCAAACGCTTTCGAGGAACCTTATGGAACCGCAGCAAAGATACTGGTGAAGAGGAGAACTTACTGTCTTGAGATGAATTCTTTCTGA